DNA sequence from the Pedobacter schmidteae genome:
TACAAGCGGAGAAAGAATTATGGTTATTGAGTGTAAAGCGCCTGCTGTAAAGATTACCCAATCGGTATTTGACCAGGCCGCCCGATACAATTCTGTACATAAAACCAAATGGCTGGTGGTAACTAACGGCTTGATGCATTGTTACGCAATGATCCATCATCAGGAAAAGCGGTTTGCTTTTATAGAGGAATTACCGGAATATCAATTGCTGTAAAAGGAAAAATAAGCCATTCTGTTCACAAGCTGGAATCCTTTGCCCGCTTCGCTAAATGGGCAAAATATTCCTAGGCTTGTTCACAGAAGGCATATTTTTATTTCAAACAGGGTTCAAGTTAAATATGGCAGCATTTTCCCTAACTCAGTTTATGACCGGCAATTTTGGTTGCTCTGAAGCGGCATCGGAATTATTTGGTTTTTCTTTAAGAAAAACCAATTCTTTCCAGCCGCAGAAGAGTCAACCTAAATTGCTCCCCCTCCAAGCGACCGATACAACGCAATTACCGCCTGCCATTGCTGTAATTTATCATCCACATCTTCTAACTGTGCAGCGAGCAAATTCTGTTCAGAAGTTAACACATCCGTATAATTGGTAGCAGAACTATAGCGCAACAATTTTTTGGTAAAATCGACAGACTTTTGAAGTGCAGCCAACTGCTTTATGCGTATTTCCTGTTGAGTTTTGGCAACTTTATAAGCAAAAAGTGCATTCGAAACTTCCTGTCCTGCTGCCAACAACGATTTCTGGAAGTTCAATGCCGCCTCCTGCTGCATTGCTTTTGCAGTAACCAAACGCGCTTTACTGGTGCCTTTATTCAAAATTGGCTGAGCAATTCCTGCAGCAATATTTCCAAATAAACCTGCAGGAGTTAACCAATCTTTTAAGCTAAAGCTGGTAAAACCACCCGATGCAGTTAAGGTTAGCGAGGGGTAAAATAGCTTACGGGCTACATTGGTAGATTCGAAAGCAGCCATAAACGCATATTCGGCCTGTTTTACATCAGGTCTGTTTTGCAGCAATTGTACCGGTATCCCTACCTTTAAATCTATCGGGAGTTGCTGTTCATTTAAATTGGTTCTCCTTACCATTACCGAAGGTCGCGCCAGCAACATATTCAGTGCATTTTCCGTTTCTCTGATCTGCTTCTGCAAACGCGGGATAGCCACTTCAGCAGCATACATACTTGCCTCACTTTGCACCTCGGCTGCCCCCGTAACAATGTTAGCTTCTTTTAAAGCCTTCATTGCACGTACGTCTTTTTTTCGGTTGCTGGCTGTTTGCTCCAGAATCAACAATTGCTGATCCATAGCCAGTAACCTAAAATAATGTCCTGCAATATCAGCAATTAACTGACTTTGGATGGCCTTACGTGCTTCCTCTGTTTGGAGCATATTGGCAAGAGCACCACGTTTAGCACTTTTCAGCTTACCCCATACATCCGCTTCCCAGCTTGCAGTAAGCCCCAGATCATATTGGGTAGAAGAATTGATCAAACCGAATCCCTGCGGGAAGGCTAATTTGGATTGTTTGATACTCGCATTACCATTTAAATCGGGCAAAAAAGCTGATTTACTCTGCTGAAAGCTAGCCTGTGCTGCAATGATCCTTTGATAGGCCATCTTCAGATCAATATTCTGCTTTAACCCTTCAGTGATCAAACCAGACAAAACAGTATCGGCAAATAGCTTTTTAAAAGGCAATGTAGCCATATTACTGGTATCAGAAGAATTGTAATCCCGATACAGCTGTGCCGTATTTACCTCCGGTTTCTGGTACTGCCTGGAGACCTTGCAGGAAGCAAGGATCAGCAACAATACTATTCCTATATATCGTTTCATTTTATTAGTTCTATTTTTAATTACTCTCCCTCTATTCATCATCGTGCTTTCTGGTAACACCACTTATCTTTTCCTGTAAGGCCTGAAAAACAACAAACAATACTGGTATTACAAATACGCCAAACACAGTTCCTATTAACATCCCTCCAACAGCGGCAGTTCCTATCGACCTATTACTGATTGCGCCTGCCCCCGTTGCCAGCATTAATGGCAGCAAACCAAAAATAAATGCAAAAGAAGTCATCAATATTGGGCGTAACCGTGCTGTTGCGCCAGAAATGGCCGACTGGATCAGGTTCCTTCCACTTAAACGGTGCATCAATGCAAATTCTACAATCAGAATGGCATTTTTAGCCAATAATCCGATCAACATGATCAAACTGATCTGCAGGAATATATTGTTGTCCAGACCAAACAAACGGGCAAACAGGAATGCACCGGCCAAACCGATAGGTAAAGACAGCAATACTGAAAAGGGCAGAATATAACTTTTATACTGTGCGCTGAGCAGAAAATAGATGAACAGTAAGCTCAGTATAAAAATCAACAAAGTCTGATTTCCACTGGAAAGTTCCTCAAGTGTTAAACCCGAAAACTCAAATGTATAGCCTTGTGGCAAAGTCTGCTCAGCTACTTGTTGTATGGCTTTAATCGCATCACCAGAACTGTATCCAGGTTTAGGAGCCCCGTTTACTGCACCCGATGTAAACAAGTTAAAACGATTGATGAATTC
Encoded proteins:
- a CDS encoding efflux transporter outer membrane subunit codes for the protein MKRYIGIVLLLILASCKVSRQYQKPEVNTAQLYRDYNSSDTSNMATLPFKKLFADTVLSGLITEGLKQNIDLKMAYQRIIAAQASFQQSKSAFLPDLNGNASIKQSKLAFPQGFGLINSSTQYDLGLTASWEADVWGKLKSAKRGALANMLQTEEARKAIQSQLIADIAGHYFRLLAMDQQLLILEQTASNRKKDVRAMKALKEANIVTGAAEVQSEASMYAAEVAIPRLQKQIRETENALNMLLARPSVMVRRTNLNEQQLPIDLKVGIPVQLLQNRPDVKQAEYAFMAAFESTNVARKLFYPSLTLTASGGFTSFSLKDWLTPAGLFGNIAAGIAQPILNKGTSKARLVTAKAMQQEAALNFQKSLLAAGQEVSNALFAYKVAKTQQEIRIKQLAALQKSVDFTKKLLRYSSATNYTDVLTSEQNLLAAQLEDVDDKLQQWQAVIALYRSLGGGAI